The Xanthomonas fragariae genome has a segment encoding these proteins:
- a CDS encoding nucleoside hydrolase gives MTKQIPLLIDTDPGVDDTLALLMAFNDTRHEVVGLTIAVGNVGLEHTVRNALKVCEIVGRDDVPVYAGCPQPLLHPSVDAAHVHGIDGFGDVGLAPAKRTADAEHAALAILRLSHEHAGKLLLVALGPLTNLALALTLDPTLPQRVARLVVMGGALTGHGNITAVAEFNIGFDPEAAHIVFRGFPQFDVADWEAAIAHGLLHRDVEKWLAADSACARFYEEISRKTRLWSADSRGKYWYAADALAMAFALHPEGAHRLEQRPVHIELSGTHTRGMTLVDWNRQGGAPDNANLLLEYDRQQFYGLVGAALAAG, from the coding sequence ATGACCAAACAGATACCGTTGCTGATCGACACCGACCCGGGCGTCGACGACACGCTGGCATTGCTGATGGCCTTCAACGACACCCGTCACGAGGTTGTCGGCCTGACCATCGCAGTCGGCAACGTGGGTCTGGAGCACACCGTGCGCAATGCCTTGAAGGTCTGCGAGATCGTTGGTCGCGACGATGTGCCGGTCTATGCGGGCTGTCCGCAGCCATTGCTGCATCCGTCGGTGGACGCGGCGCATGTGCATGGCATCGATGGCTTCGGCGATGTCGGTCTTGCGCCGGCCAAGCGTACTGCCGACGCAGAGCATGCCGCGCTCGCTATCCTGCGCTTGTCGCACGAACATGCCGGCAAGCTGTTGCTGGTCGCACTCGGCCCGCTGACCAATCTGGCCCTTGCGCTCACCCTGGATCCGACCCTGCCGCAGCGCGTGGCGCGGCTGGTGGTAATGGGCGGGGCGTTGACCGGACACGGCAACATCACCGCAGTGGCCGAATTCAATATCGGCTTCGACCCGGAAGCGGCGCACATCGTGTTCCGCGGTTTCCCGCAGTTCGACGTTGCCGATTGGGAAGCTGCCATCGCTCACGGCCTGCTGCATCGGGATGTGGAGAAGTGGCTGGCGGCGGACTCGGCCTGTGCCCGTTTCTATGAGGAAATTTCGCGCAAGACCCGCTTGTGGTCGGCAGACAGCCGCGGCAAGTATTGGTATGCCGCCGACGCGCTGGCGATGGCCTTCGCGCTGCACCCGGAAGGCGCACACCGCTTGGAGCAGCGCCCGGTCCATATCGAACTGTCCGGCACGCATACCCGCGGCATGACCCTGGTGGATTGGAATCGCCAGGGAGGGGCGCCGGACAACGCCAACCTGCTGCTGGAGTACGACCGTCAGCAGTTCTACGGCCTGGTCGGGGCCGCTTTGGCGGCAGGGTAA
- a CDS encoding type B 50S ribosomal protein L31, translated as MKDNVHPSYKDVVFHDVTSDFKILTRSTMGSKETVKWEDGQEYPLIKVEISSASHPFYTGKQKVIDTGGRIDKFQKRYAR; from the coding sequence ATGAAAGATAACGTTCATCCCAGCTACAAAGACGTCGTCTTCCACGACGTGACGTCTGATTTCAAGATTCTGACCCGTTCCACCATGGGCTCGAAAGAGACAGTGAAGTGGGAAGACGGCCAGGAATATCCGCTGATCAAGGTGGAAATTTCCTCTGCATCGCACCCGTTCTATACCGGCAAGCAGAAGGTGATCGACACAGGTGGGCGTATCGACAAGTTCCAGAAGCGCTACGCGCGCTGA
- a CDS encoding citrate synthase, whose protein sequence is MSDLDQVTLNAGDKSVVLPVLKPTLGNDCVDISKLTKETGLFTYDSGFTATASCKSAITYIDGDNGVLLYRGYPIEQLAEKSSFLEVSYLLMNGELPTADEFEKFDHEVTHHTMMHESLKNFLGGFRHDAHPMAMLAGSVASLSAFYHDTLDLNDPEQRRQAAIRLIAKVPTLAAAAYRYSIGWPIRYPRNNLNYVDRFLHMMFEVPSEPLEINPVVAKALDLLFILHADHEQNASTSTVRLVGSTGANPYASVAAGITALWGPAHGGANEAVLKMLEEIGTADNVESAVAKAKDKNSSFRLMGFGHRVYKNFDPRAKIIREMTHKVLGELGVNDPLLEVALKLEEAALKDDYFVQRKLYPNVDFYSGLIYKALNIPVEMFTVMFAIARTAGWVSHWLEQQVDPEMKIGRPRQIYTGYDKRDYKHAGQR, encoded by the coding sequence GTGTCCGATCTTGATCAGGTCACGCTCAACGCCGGCGACAAGTCGGTTGTTCTGCCGGTTCTCAAGCCCACGCTTGGCAATGATTGCGTTGATATTTCCAAGCTGACCAAAGAAACCGGTCTGTTCACCTATGACTCGGGCTTTACTGCCACCGCCAGTTGCAAGTCGGCCATCACCTACATCGATGGCGACAACGGCGTGCTGTTGTATCGCGGCTACCCGATCGAACAGTTGGCCGAGAAGTCTAGCTTCCTCGAAGTTTCTTATCTGCTGATGAACGGCGAGCTTCCGACGGCGGACGAATTCGAGAAGTTCGACCACGAGGTGACGCATCACACGATGATGCATGAATCGCTAAAGAACTTTCTCGGTGGATTCCGCCATGACGCGCATCCGATGGCCATGCTGGCCGGTTCGGTCGCGTCGTTGTCGGCGTTCTACCACGATACCCTGGACCTCAACGACCCGGAACAGCGCCGTCAGGCAGCCATCCGTCTGATCGCCAAAGTGCCGACCCTGGCTGCTGCTGCGTACCGCTATTCGATCGGCTGGCCGATCCGCTACCCGCGCAACAATCTCAACTACGTCGACCGCTTCCTGCACATGATGTTCGAAGTGCCGAGCGAGCCGCTGGAGATCAATCCGGTCGTCGCCAAGGCGCTGGATCTGCTGTTCATCCTGCATGCCGATCACGAGCAGAACGCCTCGACCTCGACCGTGCGTCTGGTTGGTTCGACCGGTGCGAATCCGTACGCCTCGGTTGCTGCGGGTATCACCGCGCTGTGGGGCCCTGCACACGGTGGCGCCAACGAAGCCGTGCTGAAGATGCTGGAAGAGATCGGCACCGCCGACAACGTCGAATCCGCTGTTGCCAAGGCCAAGGACAAGAACTCCTCGTTCCGTCTGATGGGCTTTGGTCACCGCGTATACAAGAACTTCGATCCGCGCGCCAAGATCATCCGCGAGATGACCCACAAGGTGCTGGGCGAGCTGGGTGTCAACGATCCGTTGCTGGAAGTTGCGCTGAAACTGGAAGAAGCCGCGTTGAAGGACGACTACTTCGTGCAGCGCAAGCTGTACCCGAACGTCGACTTCTACTCGGGTCTGATCTACAAGGCGCTCAACATTCCGGTGGAAATGTTCACCGTGATGTTTGCCATCGCACGCACCGCCGGTTGGGTGTCGCATTGGCTGGAGCAACAGGTCGACCCTGAAATGAAGATCGGCCGTCCGCGCCAGATCTACACCGGCTATGACAAGCGAGATTACAAGCACGCCGGCCAGCGCTAA
- a CDS encoding penicillin-binding protein 1A, with protein sequence MLSAAIPRVRPQPNSTSSILCDQEICNWNLSYMPRIRRWLGWILAMIVVLSLLGAIAAGGLYYAISSKLPDVQSLKQVELQEPMYVYSSDGRLMAVYGETRRYPIQMKNVPLRLKQAFLATEDARFYEHGGVDYKGIARAVWLLASTDAKRVPGGSTITQQVARQFFLSSEYSYTRKLAEILLARKIESELSKDEIFELYLNKSFFGNRAYGVGAAAEYYYGKKMSELSLDEMASLAGIPKFPSSGNPISNPERAQERRDYYVLQRMADLGFVSQAEADAAKAVPMHAKPHEPPVEVYAPYVAELVRQEMIAKYGGDVLNKGYHVTTTIDAALQSGADAAVAEGLRLYDHRHGWHGVEQHFDVAANADAPALAKHLSGVFTQGGLRAVIVAHTNADGGVTVVQSDKTELTLPATASHWTNKTPAKLLTRGDLTRIRAGEKDGEWIIDQLPLGQAALVSLDANSGAMRALIGGFSFAGNKFNRATQARRQPGSSFKPFVYAAAFEKGFNPASIVLDAPVVFRDRRGKTWSPQNDGGGFRGPMRLREALVQSRNLVSVRLLDAISVDFARKYISQFGFQEAELPPNLSMSLGTASLTPLSVARGYAVFANGGSRVETWIVDEVKDRDGNVIFKEVPAVACRTCALQGGTAAPVSQVVDGFNFGAQAPAALPAPAADAAPAPVQTAPAAIAETRIAPRAIDARTAYQLVSMMRDVVQRGTGTAAKVLGREDVGGKTGSTNDHRDAWFSGFGGPYATTVWVGRDDFRSLGYREYGGKAALPIWIDYMRVALKDMPIAANDPPEGMTQATINGAVEWVKNEDLDRLQDYDYGLQEQQDEKAFDIF encoded by the coding sequence GTGTTGTCTGCTGCGATCCCCAGAGTTCGGCCCCAGCCGAACTCAACGTCATCTATACTCTGTGATCAAGAAATCTGCAATTGGAATCTCTCTTACATGCCGCGTATTCGCCGTTGGCTGGGCTGGATCCTGGCCATGATCGTAGTGCTCTCACTGCTTGGCGCTATTGCTGCCGGTGGCCTGTATTACGCCATTTCCTCGAAGTTGCCGGACGTGCAGTCGCTCAAGCAGGTCGAGCTGCAAGAGCCGATGTACGTCTATTCCAGCGACGGTCGCCTGATGGCCGTCTATGGCGAGACCCGGCGCTACCCCATCCAGATGAAGAACGTGCCACTGCGACTCAAGCAGGCCTTCCTGGCGACCGAGGACGCGCGCTTCTACGAGCACGGGGGCGTGGACTACAAGGGCATTGCCCGCGCGGTCTGGCTGCTGGCCAGCACCGACGCCAAGCGCGTGCCGGGTGGTTCGACCATCACCCAGCAGGTGGCGCGCCAGTTCTTCCTGAGTTCCGAGTACAGCTACACGCGCAAGCTCGCCGAGATCCTGTTGGCGCGCAAGATCGAGAGTGAACTGAGCAAGGACGAGATCTTCGAGCTGTATCTCAACAAGAGCTTCTTCGGTAACCGTGCCTACGGCGTGGGCGCTGCCGCCGAGTACTACTACGGCAAGAAAATGAGTGAGTTGAGCCTGGACGAGATGGCCTCGCTTGCCGGCATTCCCAAATTCCCGTCCAGCGGCAATCCGATCAGCAACCCAGAGCGTGCGCAGGAACGTCGCGACTATTACGTGCTGCAACGCATGGCCGATCTGGGCTTCGTCAGTCAAGCCGAAGCAGATGCTGCCAAGGCGGTGCCGATGCATGCCAAGCCGCACGAGCCGCCGGTCGAGGTGTATGCACCGTACGTGGCCGAGCTGGTGCGTCAGGAGATGATCGCCAAGTACGGCGGCGATGTGCTCAACAAGGGCTACCATGTCACCACCACCATCGACGCCGCGCTGCAGAGCGGTGCCGACGCGGCGGTTGCCGAAGGCCTGCGCCTGTACGACCACCGGCATGGCTGGCACGGCGTGGAGCAGCACTTTGACGTGGCCGCCAATGCCGACGCGCCGGCATTGGCCAAGCATTTGTCGGGCGTATTCACCCAGGGCGGCCTGCGCGCGGTGATCGTGGCGCACACCAATGCCGATGGCGGCGTCACCGTGGTGCAGAGCGACAAAACCGAACTGACCTTGCCGGCAACTGCCAGCCACTGGACCAACAAAACGCCGGCCAAGCTACTGACCCGCGGTGACCTGACCCGCATCCGTGCCGGCGAAAAGGACGGCGAGTGGATCATCGACCAGTTGCCGCTCGGCCAGGCCGCGCTGGTGTCGCTGGACGCCAATAGCGGGGCCATGCGGGCTTTGATCGGCGGTTTCAGTTTTGCCGGCAACAAGTTTAATCGCGCCACCCAGGCACGGCGTCAGCCGGGGTCGAGCTTCAAACCGTTCGTATATGCGGCCGCATTCGAGAAGGGCTTCAATCCCGCTTCGATCGTGCTGGATGCGCCAGTGGTATTCCGCGATCGTCGCGGCAAGACCTGGTCGCCGCAGAACGACGGCGGCGGTTTCCGTGGCCCGATGCGCTTGCGCGAAGCCCTGGTGCAATCGCGCAACTTGGTGTCGGTGCGCTTGTTGGACGCGATCAGCGTCGATTTCGCACGTAAATACATCAGCCAGTTCGGTTTCCAGGAAGCAGAATTGCCGCCCAATCTGTCGATGTCGCTGGGCACCGCGTCGCTGACGCCACTATCTGTTGCGCGGGGCTATGCAGTGTTTGCCAACGGCGGCTCGCGAGTGGAGACCTGGATCGTCGATGAGGTCAAAGACCGCGACGGCAACGTCATCTTCAAGGAAGTGCCGGCCGTGGCCTGCCGCACCTGCGCGTTGCAAGGCGGCACCGCCGCACCGGTGAGCCAGGTCGTGGACGGCTTCAACTTCGGCGCTCAGGCACCTGCCGCACTGCCAGCACCCGCAGCCGATGCAGCACCAGCGCCTGTACAAACCGCGCCGGCCGCCATTGCCGAAACCAGGATCGCACCGCGCGCCATCGATGCGCGCACTGCGTATCAGCTGGTGTCGATGATGCGCGATGTCGTCCAGCGTGGCACAGGCACCGCAGCCAAGGTGCTGGGGCGTGAGGACGTCGGCGGCAAGACCGGTTCGACCAACGATCACCGCGACGCCTGGTTCTCCGGCTTCGGTGGACCCTACGCCACCACGGTGTGGGTGGGTCGCGATGATTTCCGCTCGCTCGGTTATCGCGAGTACGGTGGCAAGGCGGCGTTGCCGATCTGGATCGACTACATGCGCGTGGCGTTGAAAGACATGCCGATCGCAGCCAACGACCCGCCTGAAGGTATGACCCAGGCCACCATCAATGGCGCAGTCGAATGGGTGAAGAACGAAGATCTGGATCGCCTGCAGGACTACGATTACGGTCTGCAGGAACAGCAGGACGAGAAGGCCTTCGATATCTTTTAA
- a CDS encoding pilus assembly protein PilM: MGLLPKSQSPLIGVDISSTAVKLLQLSRSGNRFRVDHYAVEPLPPNAVVEKNIVEVEAVGEAIRRAMNRSGSKAKNAAAAVAGSAVITKLIPMPADLDDGDLEAQVELEATNYIPYPIEEVNLDFEVLGPLPNSPDMVQVLLAASRSENVELRQSALELGGLTAKVMDVEAFAVENAFALVASELPVAADAVVALVDIGATMTTLSVLRSGRSLYSREQMFGGKQLTDEVMRRYGLTYEEAGLAKRQGGLPESYEVEVLEPFKEATVQQISRLLQFFYAGSEFNRVDCIVLAGGCAALSRLPEMVEEQLGVTTVVANPLAQMTLGPKVQAHALALDAPALMIATGLALRSFD, encoded by the coding sequence GTGGGGCTTCTACCCAAGAGTCAATCGCCGCTTATCGGTGTCGATATCAGTTCCACTGCCGTCAAGCTTTTGCAGCTGTCGCGCAGTGGGAATCGTTTTCGCGTGGATCATTACGCGGTGGAACCATTGCCGCCGAATGCGGTGGTTGAAAAGAACATCGTCGAAGTAGAGGCGGTCGGCGAAGCCATTCGCCGCGCCATGAACCGTTCCGGCAGTAAGGCCAAGAACGCGGCCGCCGCCGTTGCCGGGTCGGCAGTGATCACCAAATTGATCCCGATGCCCGCTGATCTGGACGACGGCGATCTGGAAGCTCAGGTCGAGCTGGAAGCCACCAATTACATCCCGTACCCGATCGAGGAAGTGAATCTCGACTTCGAGGTGCTCGGCCCGCTGCCCAACAGCCCGGACATGGTCCAGGTGCTGCTGGCGGCGTCACGTTCGGAGAATGTGGAACTGCGCCAGTCGGCACTGGAACTTGGCGGCCTGACCGCCAAGGTGATGGACGTGGAGGCTTTTGCGGTCGAAAACGCCTTTGCCCTGGTCGCCAGCGAACTGCCGGTCGCCGCCGATGCGGTGGTCGCGCTGGTGGACATCGGCGCCACCATGACCACGCTGAGCGTATTGCGCTCCGGTCGCAGTCTGTATAGCCGCGAACAGATGTTCGGCGGCAAGCAACTGACCGATGAAGTGATGCGCCGTTATGGATTGACCTACGAAGAAGCCGGGCTGGCAAAGCGTCAAGGCGGTTTGCCGGAGAGCTACGAGGTCGAGGTGCTGGAGCCGTTCAAGGAAGCGACGGTGCAGCAGATCAGCCGTTTGCTGCAGTTCTTCTATGCGGGCAGCGAATTCAACCGCGTCGACTGCATCGTGCTGGCCGGCGGTTGCGCCGCGCTTTCGCGCCTACCGGAGATGGTGGAAGAGCAGCTCGGCGTGACCACCGTGGTCGCCAACCCGCTTGCCCAGATGACCCTGGGCCCGAAGGTTCAGGCCCACGCGCTGGCGCTGGATGCGCCTGCATTGATGATCGCCACCGGCCTGGCCCTGAGGAGCTTTGACTGA
- a CDS encoding PilN domain-containing protein yields the protein MARINLLPWRAERRKAREREFYSMLGFAALGGVLLSGLIWFYYDVQISGQTERNAFLITEIDKVKAQNEKIKELDKKKDRLLARKKVIEELQANRSQMVHLFDSLVRTIPDGVVLTNIKQDGDILTLEGRSQSNARVSAYMRNLEGSGWMTNPDLSIIEAKSQDKAGQPAASSMDTKALPYVFTLKVKLANPNEADKNGATPAAVDAQAPAGKPAGATSAAPAPATPPIPMQAAPAPVNRPQEGAAS from the coding sequence ATGGCAAGAATCAATCTATTGCCCTGGCGCGCCGAGCGCCGGAAGGCGCGCGAGCGCGAGTTTTACTCGATGCTGGGCTTTGCCGCGCTCGGCGGCGTTCTGCTGTCTGGGCTGATTTGGTTCTACTACGACGTGCAGATCAGTGGCCAGACCGAGCGCAATGCGTTCCTGATCACCGAGATCGACAAGGTCAAGGCGCAGAACGAAAAGATCAAGGAACTCGATAAGAAGAAGGACCGCCTGCTTGCCCGTAAGAAGGTGATCGAGGAACTGCAGGCTAATCGGTCGCAGATGGTGCATCTGTTCGATTCGCTGGTGCGCACCATTCCCGATGGCGTGGTGCTGACCAATATCAAGCAGGACGGCGACATCCTGACCCTGGAAGGGCGCTCGCAGTCCAATGCCCGCGTCAGTGCGTACATGCGTAATCTGGAAGGCTCGGGTTGGATGACCAATCCGGATTTGTCGATCATCGAGGCCAAGAGCCAGGACAAGGCCGGGCAACCCGCTGCATCGTCGATGGACACCAAGGCGCTGCCGTATGTGTTTACGCTCAAGGTCAAGTTGGCCAATCCGAACGAGGCGGACAAGAACGGCGCTACGCCAGCAGCGGTCGATGCGCAAGCGCCGGCTGGAAAACCGGCCGGTGCGACATCTGCAGCGCCCGCGCCTGCCACGCCGCCTATACCTATGCAGGCGGCGCCGGCGCCGGTGAATCGACCGCAGGAGGGGGCGGCATCATGA
- a CDS encoding type 4a pilus biogenesis protein PilO, translating to MSKKSFKLSDLDFNNIGGWPQQARIVFCVVVGLFILVLAWFLLISSKRDALEGLEATETQLRSEFETQQGRAVNLEPLKQQLAQMEQVLQQMLRQLPSKTEMPDLIIDISQTALSSGLSNELFQPGPESPKEFYAEKPIALRMVGGYHQFGAFVGGVASLPRVVILTMHDINLKPKEPKAGITPRGALELSGTVKTYRYLDDEEMAEQEKATADAAKKGGQ from the coding sequence ATGAGTAAGAAATCATTCAAGCTCAGCGATCTGGATTTCAACAACATCGGCGGTTGGCCGCAGCAAGCACGTATCGTGTTCTGCGTGGTTGTCGGCCTTTTCATCCTGGTTTTGGCCTGGTTCCTGCTGATCAGCAGCAAGCGCGATGCGTTGGAAGGACTGGAAGCCACCGAAACGCAATTGCGCAGCGAGTTCGAGACCCAGCAGGGCCGCGCTGTGAATCTGGAGCCACTCAAGCAGCAGCTCGCGCAGATGGAACAGGTGCTGCAGCAGATGCTGCGTCAGCTTCCCAGCAAGACGGAAATGCCGGATCTGATCATTGACATCTCGCAGACCGCGCTGTCCAGTGGCTTGTCCAACGAGTTATTCCAGCCGGGTCCGGAATCGCCCAAGGAGTTCTATGCCGAGAAGCCGATTGCGCTACGCATGGTGGGTGGTTACCACCAGTTTGGTGCCTTTGTCGGCGGCGTGGCTTCCCTGCCGCGCGTGGTGATCCTGACCATGCACGACATTAACCTCAAGCCGAAGGAACCCAAGGCCGGCATCACGCCGCGCGGGGCGCTGGAACTGTCCGGTACGGTCAAGACCTATCGTTATCTGGACGACGAGGAAATGGCCGAGCAGGAGAAGGCCACGGCCGACGCTGCCAAGAAGGGCGGCCAATGA
- a CDS encoding pilus assembly protein PilP: MTMRLLKILSCLALIAVLPACSRGVTSTPGDAPNLEAWVAEVRARPAPPLEPLPVMQQFETFEYAAQVMRDPFSDAWVGAEGGNGTRPDPNRRKEPLEAFPLDALDMVGTIGGGSGLIALVMAPDKVTYRVRPGVYLGQSDGRVTGVYEDRIELIELVPDGAGGWLERPAALALDDQ, encoded by the coding sequence ATGACCATGAGACTGCTCAAAATCCTGTCTTGCTTGGCGTTAATCGCTGTACTGCCGGCGTGCAGCCGCGGCGTCACCAGCACGCCTGGCGATGCGCCGAACCTGGAAGCGTGGGTGGCCGAAGTGCGTGCGCGTCCTGCGCCGCCGCTGGAGCCGCTGCCGGTGATGCAGCAGTTCGAAACCTTCGAATATGCGGCGCAGGTGATGCGGGACCCGTTCAGCGATGCCTGGGTCGGCGCCGAAGGTGGCAATGGTACGCGTCCGGATCCGAACCGGCGCAAGGAACCGTTGGAAGCTTTCCCGCTCGACGCCCTCGACATGGTGGGGACCATTGGAGGCGGGTCGGGCCTGATCGCTCTGGTGATGGCGCCCGACAAGGTGACCTACCGGGTGCGGCCGGGTGTGTATTTGGGACAGAGCGATGGCCGGGTCACCGGGGTCTACGAAGACCGCATCGAGCTGATTGAACTTGTGCCGGACGGTGCGGGTGGATGGCTTGAACGGCCGGCCGCACTCGCATTAGATGATCAATAA
- a CDS encoding type IV pilus secretin PilQ: protein MTFSNAQRLRPVRRHAIVQACTLGFALVLASGSTFAAAALNQPAQDPAKVAPARLAVSKIDFKRGEDGAGRLILQFDGQGASLDLRTQGDNVLVDISNARLPAELQRPLNVTDFATPVQRVEVKPSGSGSQLVLSTKGAFDSLAYQTGNEYVVEITPRKGQPAVGGVSAAAVTQAAAQIAARGYSGRPVTFNFQDVPVRTVLQLIAEESNLNIVASDTVQGNVTLRLMNVPWDQALDIVLRAKGLDKRRDGGVVWVAPQPELAKFEQDKEDARIAIENREDLITDYVQINYHSASLIFKALTEAKGIGGGGGQGGQGGGAGQQDNGFLSPRGRLVPDERTNTLMISDIPKKVAQMRELISHIDRPVDQVLIESRIVIATDTFARDLGARFGVTGATGRGILSGSLESNINYLNSSAHLFPSGLNVSLGAAGGFTSSTPGSLAYTLLGSNFNLDIELSAMQQEGRGEVVSNPRIVTANQREGVIKQGREIGYVTISGSGAGGGGSQANVQFKEVLLELKVTPTITNDNRVFLNMNVKKDEIARLIDLPLYGTVPEINRREINTAVLVGDGETVVIGGVYEFTDRESISKVPFLGDIPFLGNLFKKRGRSKEKAELLVFVTPKVLRVASATR from the coding sequence ATGACGTTTTCCAATGCCCAGCGGCTGCGTCCGGTGCGACGCCACGCGATAGTCCAGGCCTGCACGTTGGGGTTCGCGTTGGTACTGGCGAGCGGCAGCACATTCGCGGCGGCGGCGCTGAATCAGCCGGCGCAGGATCCGGCCAAGGTCGCTCCTGCGAGATTGGCGGTGTCCAAGATCGATTTCAAACGCGGTGAAGACGGCGCAGGCCGTCTGATCCTGCAGTTCGACGGCCAGGGCGCCAGCCTGGACCTGCGTACGCAGGGCGATAACGTGCTGGTCGACATCAGCAACGCCCGGTTGCCTGCCGAACTGCAGCGCCCGCTCAACGTCACCGACTTCGCAACGCCGGTGCAGCGTGTCGAGGTCAAGCCGTCTGGTTCTGGCTCGCAGCTGGTGCTGTCGACCAAGGGAGCATTCGACTCGCTGGCCTACCAGACCGGCAACGAATACGTGGTCGAAATCACTCCGCGTAAGGGCCAGCCGGCAGTCGGCGGCGTAAGCGCCGCGGCGGTCACCCAGGCCGCAGCGCAAATTGCTGCGCGCGGCTACAGCGGCCGCCCGGTGACGTTCAACTTCCAGGACGTGCCAGTGCGCACCGTGCTGCAGCTGATCGCTGAAGAGTCGAACCTCAATATCGTGGCGTCGGACACTGTGCAGGGCAATGTCACCCTGCGCCTGATGAACGTGCCGTGGGACCAGGCGCTGGACATCGTGCTGCGCGCCAAGGGTCTGGACAAGCGCCGCGATGGCGGCGTGGTGTGGGTCGCACCGCAGCCGGAGCTGGCCAAGTTCGAGCAGGACAAGGAAGACGCTCGCATCGCGATCGAAAATCGCGAGGATTTGATCACCGATTATGTGCAGATCAATTACCACAGCGCGTCGTTGATTTTTAAGGCACTGACAGAAGCCAAGGGAATTGGCGGCGGCGGTGGCCAGGGCGGCCAAGGCGGCGGCGCGGGGCAGCAGGACAATGGGTTTTTATCGCCCCGCGGTCGCCTGGTTCCCGACGAACGTACCAATACATTGATGATCAGCGATATTCCGAAGAAGGTCGCGCAGATGCGGGAATTGATCTCGCATATCGATCGTCCGGTAGATCAGGTTTTGATAGAAAGCCGTATTGTTATCGCGACAGATACATTTGCGCGTGATCTGGGCGCGCGTTTTGGTGTTACAGGGGCAACTGGGCGCGGAATCCTCAGCGGCTCGCTGGAGAGCAACATCAACTATTTGAACAGCTCTGCGCACTTGTTCCCTTCAGGACTCAATGTAAGTCTCGGTGCAGCCGGAGGATTCACCAGCAGCACGCCTGGCAGCCTCGCCTACACCTTGCTAGGGTCGAATTTCAATCTGGATATCGAGCTGTCCGCGATGCAGCAAGAGGGTCGAGGCGAGGTTGTTTCCAATCCGCGCATCGTAACCGCCAATCAGCGCGAAGGCGTTATCAAGCAGGGGCGCGAAATCGGCTACGTGACCATCAGCGGCAGTGGTGCTGGCGGTGGCGGTTCGCAGGCCAATGTGCAGTTCAAAGAAGTTCTGCTTGAACTCAAGGTGACGCCAACCATTACCAACGACAATCGCGTTTTTCTTAACATGAATGTCAAGAAGGATGAAATTGCACGGCTCATCGATTTGCCGCTGTATGGCACCGTGCCGGAGATTAATCGTCGGGAGATCAATACCGCCGTCCTGGTGGGGGATGGTGAGACTGTTGTGATCGGCGGCGTCTACGAATTTACCGATCGCGAAAGCATTTCCAAGGTGCCCTTTCTGGGCGACATTCCGTTCCTTGGCAATTTGTTCAAGAAGCGTGGTCGGAGCAAAGAGAAGGCTGAGTTGCTGGTGTTCGTGACGCCGAAGGTGCTGCGTGTGGCTAGCGCCACGCGCTAA
- a CDS encoding IS5 family transposase (programmed frameshift) produces the protein MTRRKEIPIALWKRIEPLIPQVKRSPKGGRPRISDQQALNGIVYVLRTGMPWEDLPVELGYGSGMTCWRRLRDWQAAGVWHRLHQVLLTELRRAQRLDLSRASLDAASVAFPPGGAYTGPNPTDRGKLGSKRHLIVDRNGVPLAVCVTGANRHDSVVFEELIDALPPIGGKPGRPRRWPDKLHADKAYDIDRCRAFLKQRGIIARIARKGIERNDRLGRHRWVVERTHAWFAGMGKLRIRFERRIDLHLALLSLACSIICLRLLPGFC, from the exons ATGACACGTCGCAAAGAGATCCCCATTGCGCTGTGGAAGCGCATCGAGCCGCTGATTCCCCAAGTGAAGCGTTCGCCCAAAGGTGGACGGCCGCGCATCAGTGATCAGCAAGCCCTCAACGGCATCGTCTATGTCTTGCGCACGGGCATGCCATGGGAAGACCTGCCTGTGGAACTGGGCTATGGCAGCGGCATGACCTGCTGGCGCCGGTTGCGTGATTGGCAAGCCGCCGGTGTGTGGCATCGTCTGCATCAGGTGTTGCTGACCGAGCTGCGTCGCGCCCAGAGGCTGGATCTGAGCCGAGCCAGTCTGGACGCCGCCAGTGTGGCCT TCCCCCCGGGGGGCGCCTACACCGGGCCAAACCCGACCGATCGCGGCAAACTCGGCAGCAAACGGCATCTGATCGTGGACCGCAACGGCGTGCCCTTGGCAGTGTGCGTCACCGGCGCCAATCGGCACGACTCGGTCGTGTTCGAGGAGTTGATCGACGCCTTGCCGCCAATTGGTGGCAAACCAGGGCGCCCGCGACGTTGGCCAGACAAATTGCACGCCGACAAGGCTTACGACATCGACCGCTGTCGCGCCTTCCTCAAGCAGCGCGGCATCATTGCGCGGATCGCACGCAAGGGAATCGAGCGCAACGACCGGTTGGGCCGTCATCGCTGGGTCGTCGAGCGCACGCATGCCTGGTTCGCAGGCATGGGCAAACTGCGCATCCGCTTTGAACGCCGCATCGATCTCCACTTGGCGTTGCTCTCGCTTGCATGCTCCATCATCTGCTTACGGCTTCTTCCTGGGTTTTGTTAG